TGATGGTGTGCTTGATTCCGAAGTCCATCAGCACGACGCGCTTGCCGTGCCGCAGCGTGGGGAAGGCGTAGGGCAGCGGCGTGGTGACCTCGCGGGTCATGTCGTGCCCGTCGATGTCCTGGTGGTCGCGGGCCCGCTGCACGTAGACCTGTTCCTCGGCGGGCGTGAACTCGCCGTAGGGGTCTTCGGGGTGCGTGTAGGACCGGTGGGCGATCACGCCCTTCACCACGCCGCCCGTGCGGAGGCGCCGCACCAGCGCCCGCGTGTCGATGCCCTGGATGCTCACCACGCCGTACTGCTGCATGAAGGCTTCCAGCGACTGCTGCGCGCGGTGGTTGGAGTACTCGCCGGAGAACTCGCGCGAGATGAACCCCCGCACATACGGCTTGTTGCTCTCCATGTCGTAGATCGCCACGCCGTAGTTGCCCACGTGCGGATAGGTGATCGTCACGATCTGCCCGTTGTACGAGGGATCGGTCATGATCTCCTGATAGCCGGTCATGGAGGTGTTGAACACGACCTCCCCCACCGTCTCGCCCCGGTGGCCGAAAGCGTAGCCGCGGTAGACCGTACCGTCTTCCAGCGCCAGGATCGCGCGTTCTTTCCGAATCATAGGAACCTCCATTCGCGCCTCACGGGACGCAGTTCATGGCGGAAGCTTTGGGCGGTCAGCCGTCAGCTTTCAGCCACAGAGCTTAGCAGGGTCAATGCCCGCCGATTGTCCGCGTCACACGGTCGGGCAGGCCACTTCACACCTCGCCCGGACATGCCAGGAGGCTTCACCCCAGCACCTTGAACATCGCGATCTCGTTGCAGTTCTCAAAGAAGGCGCAACGCTGGCACTCGCTCCAGACCTTCGGGTGGAGGTTCGTCTTGTCGATCCGCACGAAGCCGCACTTCTCGAAGAAGCCCTGCTGGTAGGTCCAGGCGAAGAGGGCGGGGAGGTCGATCTCCCGCGCCTCGCGTTCGCAGGCCTCGACAAGCTGTTTGCCCAGCCCGCGCCCCTGCATGTTGGGATGAATGGCGAGGCCCCGCACCTCCGCCAGGTCGGGGGCGAGCATATGCAGCCCGCAAACACCCGCCAACCCCCCCGGTTTCCCCTCGTGCGCCTGCGCGATCACGAGGTGGAAGTCCCGGATGGTTTCGGCCAGCAGCGCCTTGGAGCGCACCAGCATCAGCCCCCGCGCCGCCCAGTAGCCGATCAGCTCATGGACGGCGTCAATGTCGCTGAGTCGGGCCTTGCGGGTGGACAGCGGGGCCTGCGGGTGCAGGTCGGGGACGGCGATGGAGTCCAGCGACAGGAGGGTCATGGGGTACCCCCCTGCGCGATATGCGGGACGCGGGAAGCAGGGTGATCACAAACCGCGCACCGCGGCCTGCGTACCGCCTCCCCCCCTACGCCTGGCTGACCTTCTGGTCCAGGGGCCGCATCCAGGTCGTTCCACCGGGGCGCTCGCTGCGGGCACGGTACGCCTGAATCTGCGGGGCGTCGGGCAGTTCGCCCATCACCACGGCCAGGGGCACCTGCTGAAAGCCGAAATTGGCCCAGTCGCCGCCATTGCTGAACATGTAGATCGCCCGGTCGCCGCGTCCCTGGGCATATTCCACCGCGCTCATCACCAGGCGGCGGCCCAGGCCATGCCCCCGCGCTTCGGGCAGGATCGCCGCCCCGCGCAGCAGGGAGGCCCCCTCGCCATGTTCCAGGCCAATCGCGCCCACCGGATGCCCGCCCCGTTCCAGCACCCAGTAGGTCGTGCCGGGGGCCAGCGCCTCCTCGGTGTCCAGCCCGGCGTCGTGGAAGACGCGGGTGACGGTGTCCTTGTCCTGGGGACCAGCGAGGCGAATCTGAACGTTCGAATCGGTCATGGATGTGCCCTCCGGGTTCGGTCGCACGCAGGCCGCCCACGCGGGGGCCTGGCACGGCTGGATTTTGAGTGCGCGCAGCATAGCGCAACCCGGCCCCGGTGGAAGTCAGAAAGTCTTCAGCCACCGCCCACGCCCTCTCCCGGAACAGTGAGGTTCCGCTTCCAGGCCTGCTCCTCCGCGATCCAGCCCTTCAACACGCCGCTGCGGACCTGCGGAGCTTCGGGCAGCGCGGCGGCGATGGCCTCGGCGCTGGCGGGCACGAAGCCGAAGCGTCCCCAGTAATCCCCCGCCTCCTGGCTGAACAGGTACACGGTCCGGTCACCGCGCAGTGTGGCCTGCGTCAGCGCGCTCTGCACCAGGGCGCGGCCCAGGCCCTGCCCCCGCGCTTCGGGCACCACCGCTGTCGAGCGGATCAGCGAGGCTCCCTCGCCATGCTCCAGGCCGATGCAGCCGCCGGGCACGCCGTCGAGTTCGGCAATCCAGTAGGTGCAGCCCTGCGGCGTCACGCTGGAGGTATGCAGCCCGCAGCGCGTCAGCAGGTCGAGGATGAGGGGAAAATCGGCGGGCGCGGCCTGGCGCAGTTTGACATGCATGGTGTTGAGGGGCACGGGCGTGAGGGTCATCTCGGAGGCCTCCTTCAGGGGGCGGAGTTCAGGCGGGATCAGGTGGGGCGGACGTTGCGGTCCTGCATCGTCGCTCCGCCTCCCGCGCGGCCTCCTTCAGGAAGTGCCGCAGTCCTGCTCCCGCCGAAACGTCCGTGTTCCAGCGCGGGATGACGTGCAGGTGAACGTGCGGGCTGTATTTGTCAGGCCTGGGCTGCCCGCCCGCCGGGTAGACATTCCCGTCCACCGTGTACCCGTCCGGCTGCACCGCCCTCACCTCCGCGAGCAGGGCGTGGGTGGCGGCGGCCTCCTCGGGCGTGAGGTCGAAGACGGTCTGGCAGGGGCGTTCGGTGATGCTGATGCCGGAGTAGAGCGGACCCTCCGCGTACCGCGGTTGCCGCTGGCTGTAGACGCCGAGGTCGTTCTGAATCGTCCAGCCCTCCCCACTGAGGCGGCCCGCCGTATCCGGCACGAGTGGATTCTCGTCCGAATGCGCCAGCCAGCGCGCCCATTCCTCCCGCTTCGGCAAGAGCGCCCCGTCCAGGTCCACCGTCACCTTCACGAGAGCGCCGCCTTGGCCGCTTCAACCTGTTCGCGCACGCGCTCCGGGGCGGTGCCGCCGTAACTCTGGCGGGCTTTCACACTCTCCTCGACGGTGAGGGAGCGGGCGACCCCGGCATTCAGCAGGGGATGGGCCGACCTCAGTTCCTCATCGGTCAGGTCCCAGAGTTGCCGCCCCGTCCGGCTGGCGAGGCCCACCAGTCCACCGACGACCTCGTGCGCCTCGCGGAAGGGGACGCCCGAGCGGGCGAGGAAGTCGGCCAGGTCGGTGGCGGTAGAAAAGCCGCGCGCCGCCGCCGCTTTCGTTGCCCCCGCGTGCCACACCGTCTTCGGCAGCATGTCGGCATACAACCGCAGCACGACGGAGAGAGTGTCGTAGGAGTCGAACACGCCCTCCTTGTCCTCCTGAAGGTCCTTGTTGTAGGCCAGCGGCGTGCCCTTCACGACCGTCAGGAGGCCCATCAGGTTGCCAAAGACGCGCCCAGCCTTGCCACGCGCGAGTTCGGACACGTCAGGGTTTTTCTTCTGCGGCATGATCGAGCTGCCGGTCGTATGAGAATCGGGCAGCGTGAGGAAGCCGAACTCGAAGGTCGAGTAGAGAATCAGTTCTTCCGAGAGGCGCGAGAGGTGCGCGGCCAGGATCGCGCAGGCCGAGAGGAACTCCAGCGCGAAGTCCCGGCTCCCCACCCCGTCGAGGCTGTTGGCGGTGGGCCGCGCGAAGCCGAGGGCGGCGGCGGTGGCGTGACGGTCCAACGGCCAGGGCGTGCCCGCCAGCGCCGAACTCCCCAGCGGCGACTCGTCCATCCGTTCGGCGGCGTCGCGGAAGCGGCCCTCGTCGCGCTCCAGCATCGCGGCGTAGGCCATAAACCAGTGCGAGAGCAGGATGGGCTGCGCGACCTGAAGGTGCGTGTAGCCGGGCAGGATGATGGGTTCGCCGCCGTCGCTGGTCAGATGCTTCCCGGCCTCGCCTACCATGACGGCCCGCAGTGCCCGCGTCTTCTCCGCGAGGTCCAGCGCGGCCTCCTTGGTGAACAGGCGGAAGTCCACCGCCACCTGGTCATTCCGCGAGCGGGCCGTATGCAGCTTGCCCGCCACCGGCCCGATGCGGTCGCGCAGGGCGGCCTCGACGTTCATGTGAACGTCCTCGCGGTCCAGCCGCCACTCGAACTCGCCCGCGCGGATGTCGGCCAGGATGGCGCGGAGGCCCTCCTGAATCTGCCCCACCTCGTCCGGGGTCAGGATGCCCACCTGCCCCAGCATCGCCACGTGCGCGAGTGAGCCGCGAATGTCCTGCTCCGCCAGACGCTGGTCGAAGCCGACCGAGGCGTTGAACAGTTCGACCAGGCCGTCGGTGGCCTCAGCGAAGCGGCCGCCCCAGAGTTTCTTGTCCGATGTGGATTGGGTCATGGTTGCCGGTCCGTTTTCCTTCAGGTGATGCCCGAGAACAGCGTGATAAACAGCTTGACGACGAAGTAGCCCAGAATTGCGCCCCCCACCGCCAGCGCGCCCAGCAGCGTGCCGGTCCCCCGCATGACGTTCCGGCTGGTTTCCTGGCAAGCTTCCCGCGCGGGTTCAACTCCCAGCTTCCGCACATCCTCCACCGAGACGACCACATTGAAGCAGTCGGGAAACTCGACATAAGCCGTGTTGGGTGTGGCCTCGTTCAGAGCGGACACCGGGACCCGCTGAACAGCCAGCATGCCCACCCCGATCTGTGTTCTGGGCCGGTAGGCTCCTGCCGGTCCCTGAAGGGTCGGCGCGCAAGAGGATAGGGAAGCCAGGAGCAGCAGGGCCGACAGGGGCAGGACTTTTCTCTTCATGGTGTTCTCCCGCTCTCTTTTATCAGCACCGTCGGCGGGGGACTGCCCGGGTGGGCGTGGGCGTACACGGCAGCCGGGTCGACCCGGTAACCCAGGCGCTCGTAGAAGGGAAGAACGTCCAGGTTGTACTGGCTGACCGCCAGCAACAGGCGGGCGTAGCCGTCACGGGCGGCCACCTCCTCCACCGCCCGCACCAGTGCGGCGCCGATGCCCTGGCCGCGCACTTCGGGGCGGGTGGCGAGCTTGTTGAGGGTCAGTGTGTCCGGACCGTCGGGCCGCCAGCCCACGCAGCCCACGGCCTCCCCGTCCCGCCAGGCGAGAAAGCCGCCCCCCTGCCCCAGACTCCAGACCACGTCCTCCACGCGCGTGCGGCTCCAACTGCTGCGCGGGTCCATGCCCGCCGCCATCATCACGGCGTGGAAGGCGAGAGCATCGGCGGGGGTGGCGGGACGGATCACTGTGATGGCTCCAGCGTGAGACGCATTTCCGGGTTGCTCGCCTCCACGAAGCCCAGCCGTTCGTAAATCCGGCGGCCCAGCGGCGCCGCGTGCAGGCTCACACTCCGCAGGCCGCGCGCTTCGGCTTCCGCAAGGACCGCCCGCATCAACGCCTCTGCCAGCCCCCGGCGACGATGCTCCGGCGCCACGTACATGTTCATGACATACGCCTTAAGGAGTGCCGGGTCCTTCGCGCTCGGCATCTTCGGCTGGAACATCATCCCGACGCCAGCCACGATCTCGCCACCCGTTTCCACCAGACAGCCGACGTAGCCACCTGACGGAATCGCGCCGCGCAACCAGTCAGTCCAGAGCGCCTGTTGCGCTGCCGCCTCCGGCAGCGTCAGGTCACCCATGTCCACGAACATCTGCCCGCGTTGCCGGGCAACGGTCGCGGCGTCCGCGGTCGCAGCAGGGCGAATCGTGTACCCGGCGGGAAGCTCCATCGTCAGACCGTCTCGACTTCCTGCTTCCCCGCCTTCGCGTCCACCCGCGCCTGCACGCGCATCCGCAGGGCGTTGAGCTTGATAAAGGCCCCGGCGTCGTGCTGGTTGTAGTCGCCGCCCGCCTCGAAGGACACCAGGTCCTTGTCGTACAGGCTGCGCGGCGCCTTGCGGCCCACGACAATACAGTTGCCCTTGTAGAGCTTCAGGCGGGCGGTGCCGGTGACGGCCTGCGCCACGTGGTCGATGTAGACCTGCAAGGCCTCGCGTTCGGGGGCGAACCAGAAGCCGTTGTAGACCAGTTCGGCGTACTTGGGGGCCAGGGCGTCGCGCTGGTGCAGCACCTCGCGGTCGAGGGTCAGGCTCTCGACGGCGCGGCGGGCGTGGTAGAGCAGCGTGCCGCCGGGCGTCTCGTACACGCCGCGCGACTTCATGCCCACGAAGCGGTT
The window above is part of the Deinococcus metallilatus genome. Proteins encoded here:
- the carA gene encoding glutamine-hydrolyzing carbamoyl-phosphate synthase small subunit, encoding MIRKERAILALEDGTVYRGYAFGHRGETVGEVVFNTSMTGYQEIMTDPSYNGQIVTITYPHVGNYGVAIYDMESNKPYVRGFISREFSGEYSNHRAQQSLEAFMQQYGVVSIQGIDTRALVRRLRTGGVVKGVIAHRSYTHPEDPYGEFTPAEEQVYVQRARDHQDIDGHDMTREVTTPLPYAFPTLRHGKRVVLMDFGIKHTIIERLSEVGIEPIVVPAHTTPAQIMALQPHGLFLSNGPGDPAPLEYAHKTAWELMGLLPTFGICLGHQILGLAAGGQTFKMKFGHRGGNQPVKNLLTGNVEITSQNHGYAVDIDSIPNGAFVATHVNLNDGTLEGMAHSRYPVFSVQYHPEASPGPHDSRYLFDRFIEEIDAFDGANGSPVLKASAGRLGV
- a CDS encoding N-acetyltransferase is translated as MTLLSLDSIAVPDLHPQAPLSTRKARLSDIDAVHELIGYWAARGLMLVRSKALLAETIRDFHLVIAQAHEGKPGGLAGVCGLHMLAPDLAEVRGLAIHPNMQGRGLGKQLVEACEREAREIDLPALFAWTYQQGFFEKCGFVRIDKTNLHPKVWSECQRCAFFENCNEIAMFKVLG
- a CDS encoding GNAT family N-acetyltransferase, encoding MTDSNVQIRLAGPQDKDTVTRVFHDAGLDTEEALAPGTTYWVLERGGHPVGAIGLEHGEGASLLRGAAILPEARGHGLGRRLVMSAVEYAQGRGDRAIYMFSNGGDWANFGFQQVPLAVVMGELPDAPQIQAYRARSERPGGTTWMRPLDQKVSQA
- a CDS encoding GNAT family N-acetyltransferase, translated to MTLTPVPLNTMHVKLRQAAPADFPLILDLLTRCGLHTSSVTPQGCTYWIAELDGVPGGCIGLEHGEGASLIRSTAVVPEARGQGLGRALVQSALTQATLRGDRTVYLFSQEAGDYWGRFGFVPASAEAIAAALPEAPQVRSGVLKGWIAEEQAWKRNLTVPGEGVGGG
- a CDS encoding HIT family protein, translated to MKVTVDLDGALLPKREEWARWLAHSDENPLVPDTAGRLSGEGWTIQNDLGVYSQRQPRYAEGPLYSGISITERPCQTVFDLTPEEAAATHALLAEVRAVQPDGYTVDGNVYPAGGQPRPDKYSPHVHLHVIPRWNTDVSAGAGLRHFLKEAAREAERRCRTATSAPPDPA
- the argH gene encoding argininosuccinate lyase; the protein is MTQSTSDKKLWGGRFAEATDGLVELFNASVGFDQRLAEQDIRGSLAHVAMLGQVGILTPDEVGQIQEGLRAILADIRAGEFEWRLDREDVHMNVEAALRDRIGPVAGKLHTARSRNDQVAVDFRLFTKEAALDLAEKTRALRAVMVGEAGKHLTSDGGEPIILPGYTHLQVAQPILLSHWFMAYAAMLERDEGRFRDAAERMDESPLGSSALAGTPWPLDRHATAAALGFARPTANSLDGVGSRDFALEFLSACAILAAHLSRLSEELILYSTFEFGFLTLPDSHTTGSSIMPQKKNPDVSELARGKAGRVFGNLMGLLTVVKGTPLAYNKDLQEDKEGVFDSYDTLSVVLRLYADMLPKTVWHAGATKAAAARGFSTATDLADFLARSGVPFREAHEVVGGLVGLASRTGRQLWDLTDEELRSAHPLLNAGVARSLTVEESVKARQSYGGTAPERVREQVEAAKAALS
- a CDS encoding GNAT family N-acetyltransferase → MIRPATPADALAFHAVMMAAGMDPRSSWSRTRVEDVVWSLGQGGGFLAWRDGEAVGCVGWRPDGPDTLTLNKLATRPEVRGQGIGAALVRAVEEVAARDGYARLLLAVSQYNLDVLPFYERLGYRVDPAAVYAHAHPGSPPPTVLIKESGRTP
- a CDS encoding GNAT family N-acetyltransferase — encoded protein: MELPAGYTIRPAATADAATVARQRGQMFVDMGDLTLPEAAAQQALWTDWLRGAIPSGGYVGCLVETGGEIVAGVGMMFQPKMPSAKDPALLKAYVMNMYVAPEHRRRGLAEALMRAVLAEAEARGLRSVSLHAAPLGRRIYERLGFVEASNPEMRLTLEPSQ